The genomic window GGCGGGTGAGGGAAGCCGCCTGCGGTGTACGACATCGTGTCGGAGTTCGTGGATAATCTTGACGGAAACAGTAAAAAAAAGTATGTTATCCTTCAAATAGGATGGAAAAGGTCCTATTTGAAGGAGAGGCGGTGATACGGATTCACAGGGACCTCGAGTATGCATTGATCGCGCTCGCCCATCTCTCCAGGGTCAGAGGGCTCGTCTCGTCTCGAGAGCTCGCCTCTTCCACCGGGCTCCCCGAGGCGAGGTTGCGGAAGATCCTGCAGCGTCTCGGGAGGGCGGGGGTCCTCAGGGCTGTACAGGGGGTGCACGGCGGCTATGTGCTCGAGCGTTCCCTCTCTGAGCTCACCATAGGTGAGGTAGCCCGGGCGCTCGACGAGCGGGTGATCCTCCCCTGCGGCAGGGACGGGTGTGAGGTGCCCGAGTTCTGCGTGATGAGGCCCGGGGTGATCGACCTGGTGTCCCTCCTAGAGCAGCATGTCTACAGCCTGCCCCTCTCCCGTTTCATCGGAGGTGCGTATGAGTTCGCACGATGACGCTCGGGGGAAGAAGCCTCCGGTCTCCAGGGAGGTGGTCTACGAGGCCCTCAGCAATGTCTACGATCCTGAGCTGGGGCTCCCCATCACCGACCTGGGGATGGTCTACCGGGTGGACGTCTTCCCCGACAGGATCGAACTGGATTTCACGCTCACCTATCCGGGGTGTCCCCTCGGGGAGGTGATAGAGAAGGCGATCCGTGCAGAGGTGGGAAAGGTGGCCCACACCGACAACCTGGTGGTGAGGCTGGTGTGGGATCCCCCCTGGACGCCCGATTTCATGAGCGAGGCTGCGCGTTTCAGCCTCGGATATCCGATATAAGGAGTACTACATGGCGGAACTTCGCATAGAGGGGCTGCGTGCCGAGATCGAAGGAAAGCCCATCCTCCAGGGGGTGGATCTGGTCCTGCGCACCGGTGAGGTGCATGCCCTCATGGGGCCCAATGGGTCGGGGAAGAGTACCCTTGCCCACGTGATCATGGGACATCCGTCCTACACCGTGACCGGGGGGAGGATCCTCCTGGACGGTGAGGACGTCCTGGAACTGCCGCCCGAGGAGCGGGCGGTGCGGGGGTTGTTCCTCGGTTTCCAGTACCCGGCCGAGGTCTCGGGGCTCACCACGGGCAAGTTCGTGAAGCGGGTGCTCGAGAAGCATCCGGCCCGGAACATGCCGGTGACGCAGATGATCAAGGAGCTCAAGGAGGCGTTGACGCGGATGGGGCTTTCCCAGGAGTTTATCAACCGCTCCCTCAATGAGGGGTTTTCGGGTGGTGAGAAAAAGCGTATGGAGATTGTGCAGATGCTCATGCTCCGTCCCCGGTTCGCGATCCTCGACGAGATCGACTCGGGGCTCGACATCGATGCATTGAAGGACGTGGCCGAGGGGATCAACTCGCTCAGAGGACCTGAGTTCTGCGCCTTCGTGATCACACACTACCAGCGGATACTGGAACACGTGCATCCCGATTTCGTGCACATCATGTATCGCGGCAGGATCCTCACCTCCGGAGGGAGGGATCTGGTCGAGACGCTCGAGGCGAAGGGGTACGAGTGGTTGCGAAAGGAGTTCGGCATAGAGGAGGACGAACATGAGTACGTCCACAATTGATTTCGGTGAGTACAAGTACGGCTTCTCCGACGTGGTGAAGCCGGTGGTCCAGGAGGAGAAGGGGCTCTCCGAGGAGGTGGTGAAGAGGATCTCCTACTACAAGGAGGAGCCCGACTGGATGCGGGAGTTCAGGCTCAGGGCCTACCGGATATTCAAGTCGAAGCCCATGCCGACGTGGGGCGTGGATCTCTCAGCCCTTAATTTTGACGATATCTACTATTATGTTAGACCCACCGATAGGGCAGGCCGGTCGTGGGATGAGGTGCCCGAGACCATCAAGCGGACGTTCGACCGTTTGGGGATCCCCGAGGCGGAGAGGAAGTACCTGGCCGGGGTAGGGGCGCAGTACGATTCCGAGATGGTGTATCACAGTATCAAGGAGGAGCTCGCCTCCAAGGGGGTGATCTTCTGTGATCCCGAGACGGCGGTGAGGGAGTATCCGGATCTGATGCGGAAGTACTTCGGGACCGTGGTCCCGCCGGGCGACAATACGTTCGCGGCCCTCAATTCGGCGGTGTGGTCGGGCGGGAGTTTCGTCTACGTGCCGAAGGGGGTGCATGTGGATATCCCGCTCCAGGCGTACTTCAGGATCAACACCCAGAACATGGGGCAGTTCGAGCGTACGCTCATCATCGCCGACGAGGGGAGTTTCGTGCACTACATAGAGGGGTGTACGGCCCCGGTCTACACCACGGCCTCGCTCCACGCCGCGGTGGTGGAGATCATCGCGCTTCCGGGTGCACGGGTGCGCTACTCCACGATCCAGAACTGGTCGGGGGATGTGTACAACCTGGTGACCAAGCGGGCGGTGGCCTACGAGCACGCCACGGTGGAGTGGGTCGACGGGAATATCGGGAGTCGGAAGACCATGAAGTATCCTTCGGTGTACCTCATGGGGCCGTACGCCCACGGCGAGGTGCTCTCGATCGCGTTCGCCGGCAAGGGGCAGGAGCAGGACACGGGGGCGAAGATGATCCACGCGGCCTCGCACACGTCCTCGGTGATCACCTCCAAGTCCATAAGCAAGGACGGCGGGATCGCTACGTACCGCGGTCTGGTGAGGGTGGAGGAGGGGGTGAGGGGTGCCCGCTCACACGTGGTGTGCGATGCCCTCATCATGGACCCGCAGTCGGTTTCCAGGACGTTCCCGTACATGGAGATCAAGTCGCCCCATGTGCACATGGAACACGAGGCGAAGGTGAGCAGGGTGAGCGAGCAGCAGCTCTTCTACCTCATGTCGAGGGGATTCTCGGAGGATGAGGCGGCGGCTATGATTGTGAACGGGTTCATCGATCCGCTCGTGAAGCAGCTCCCCATGGAGTACGCGGTGGAGCTGAACAGGCTCATCGAGCTCGAAATGGAGGGTTCCGTTGGTTAAGGAGTATACGTCGTTGCAGGATATTGCCCGAGTGGCGAGGGAAAAGGCTTCGGGGATGGGGCTTCCGGCCCGGAGCGAGGAGGAGTGGCGGAGGACCGATGTGACGGTGCTCGACTGGGAGCGCAGGTCCAATGCCGGGGTGAGGGTGCTGGTGGAAGGCGACGAGGCCGGTGCGGGAGAGTCCCCGGCGGTGCTCGCGATGCTGGAGCGGCTTTCCGGGAGGCTGGACAACGTGTTCCTCGCACGGGCGCTCGGGAGTGAGGAGGTGGTGTGGGTGAGGACGGGTGGGGGGGAGCGGGTAGTGCGGATACGGCAGGGGGAGCGTGTGCGATCGGATGTGCACGTGCTGGTGGAGGCGCGGCCGGGTGATCAGGGGGTGGTCCGGCTGGTGCATGAGGGGGGGCGTGGAAGTGTGCTGAACGTGCTGGTGAGTGTATGGGTGGGTGAAGGGGCGAGGGTGGTGCTGGTGGACGAGGGGGCGCGGCGCGCGGATGCGGCGCGCGTGGTGCACGTGTGGGGTGAGGTGGAGCGGGGCGCCGTGCTGGAACACGCGAGCCTGGTGACGGGGTCGTGGTTCACCAAGCAGCGGGTCCACGTGCGACTCGCGGGGGAGGGGGCGGAGGCCTTCCTGCGGGGGGTGATGGTGGCCGGAAGGGGCGACCACTACGATGCACGCACGGTCCAGGAGCACGTGGGTCCGCAGACGAGGAGCCTCGCCCAGTACCACGCGGTGGCGGGAGAGGACGGCCGCACGGTGTACCAGGGCCTCATCGAGGTGGCAGGCTCGGCCCGCGGCACCGATGCCTATCTCTCGAACAAGAACCTCCTCCTCTCCGAGGAGGCCGCCTCCTACTCCATCCCCACGCTGAGTATCGGGACCGATGATGTGCGGTGCAGCCACGGCTCCACCACGGGCCATGTGCGGGAGGAAGAGCTCTTCTACCTGAGGTCGCGGGGAATCCCCGAGGAGGAGGCGGTGGGCCTCCTGGCTGCGGCTCACATCAGGGCGGTGACCGATCATCTCCCCTCCTCCCTCGCCGAGAGAGTGGCACGTCGTGCCGAACGGAAGGTGAAGCGGATGAAAGGGGTTGCGCTCCGTGGCGAAGTGGCATAGGACCGTACCCGTGGACTCGTTCCAGCGCGCTGCGAGCGTCCAGTGCGGGAAGAGGCGGATCGCCCTCTTCAAACTGGAGGACGGTGTCTACGCCATAGACGATGTGTGTTCCCACGAGTTCAGCCTCCTCTCCGAGGGGGAGGTGTGGGAGGGTGAGGTCTACTGTGTCAAACACGGCTCGCGGTTCGATATCAGGACAGGGAAGGTGCTGAGCCTCCCCGCGACCAAGGATGTACGTACCTACGAAGTGAAGGTGGAGGATGGATACGTCTATGTCCGTTGCTAGAGGGTACCACGTGGAAGCGCTCAGGGCCGAGTTTCCCATACTCTCCCGGCGGATGGGAGGGCGGCCCCTCGTGTATCTGGACAACGCCGCCACCACGCAGCGACCTTCCAGGGTGATCGAGGCGATGCGCTCCTATGCCAGGGAGCACCACGCGAACGTACATCGGGGGCTCCACACCCTCTCGGTGGAGGCTACGTCGCTCTATGAAGAGGCGCGCCGGGAGGTGGCCCGGTTCATCGGAGCGGGGAGCGAACGGGAGATCGTCTTCACCCGGAACGCCACCGAGGCCATCAACCTGGTGGCCCACACGTGGGCCGAGGCCTTTCTCGAGCCGGGGGACGTGGTAGTGCTCTCCGAGATGGAGCACCACAGCAACCTCATCCCCTGGCAGCTCCTCGCCCGCCGGAAGGGTGTACAGCTCGCCTTCCTTCCCTTTGACGAGAACGGTATGCTCGACCTCGCCTCCCTCGACGAACTCTGGACAGAACGGGTGAAACTCGTCTCGCTCGTGCATGTCTCCAACGTCTTCGGCACCGTGAACCCGGTGGAAGAGATCGTCGAGTACGCCCATCGACGGGGTGCCCTGGTCCTCCTCGACGGGGCCCAGGCCGTCCCCCACCTTCCGATCTCCATAGAAGCCCTCGGCTGCGACTTCCTCGCCTTCTCCGGGCACAAGATGTACGGCCCCATGGGGATAGGGGTGCTCTATGCGCGAGAGGAACTCCTCGAGGCGATGCCCCCCTTCCTCGGGGGGGGTGAGATGATACGCTCGGTGACCCTGGAGACAGCCACATGGAACGAGGTGCCTCACAAGTTCGAGGCGGGTACACCCAACGTGGAAGGGGCCGTGGGCCTCGCTGAGGCGGTGCGATTCCTCCGGGAGGTGGGGATGGAGGCGGTGGCGGCGCACGAGCGGGAACTCACCGCCTATGCCCTGGAGGCCTTGAAGCAGGTACCTGACATCACCCTCTACGGCCCTGGGATCCCCCACCAGGCCGGGATCGTCTCGTTCACGCTCAAGGATGTGCACCCGCACGACATCGCACAGCTCCTCGACAGGGAAGGGGTGGCGGTCCGGGCGGGACACCACTGCGCCCAGCCCGCGATGCGCAAGCTCGGCGTACCGGCCACAGCGAGGGCGAGTTTCGGCCTCTACACCACGAAGGAGGAGATCGATATACTGGTCTCGTCCCTCATCAAGGTGCAGGAGTTCTTTCGCCATGCATGATGAGCTCTACCAGGAGATCCTGCTTGACCACTATCGGCATCCCCGGAACAAGAGGCCGCTTCCCCACATACCTGAGTCCCGCGCCCACGAGAATCCCACGTGCGGGGATTCGGTGAAGCTGGAGGTGAAGCTCCATGACGGAGTGATCGAAGAGGTGGCCTTCGACGGGAAGGGATGCGCCATCGACACGGCATCGGCTTCCATCATGACCGAGCTGT from Spirochaeta thermophila DSM 6192 includes these protein-coding regions:
- a CDS encoding RrF2 family transcriptional regulator, encoding MEKVLFEGEAVIRIHRDLEYALIALAHLSRVRGLVSSRELASSTGLPEARLRKILQRLGRAGVLRAVQGVHGGYVLERSLSELTIGEVARALDERVILPCGRDGCEVPEFCVMRPGVIDLVSLLEQHVYSLPLSRFIGGAYEFAR
- a CDS encoding metal-sulfur cluster assembly factor — encoded protein: MSSHDDARGKKPPVSREVVYEALSNVYDPELGLPITDLGMVYRVDVFPDRIELDFTLTYPGCPLGEVIEKAIRAEVGKVAHTDNLVVRLVWDPPWTPDFMSEAARFSLGYPI
- the sufC gene encoding Fe-S cluster assembly ATPase SufC translates to MAELRIEGLRAEIEGKPILQGVDLVLRTGEVHALMGPNGSGKSTLAHVIMGHPSYTVTGGRILLDGEDVLELPPEERAVRGLFLGFQYPAEVSGLTTGKFVKRVLEKHPARNMPVTQMIKELKEALTRMGLSQEFINRSLNEGFSGGEKKRMEIVQMLMLRPRFAILDEIDSGLDIDALKDVAEGINSLRGPEFCAFVITHYQRILEHVHPDFVHIMYRGRILTSGGRDLVETLEAKGYEWLRKEFGIEEDEHEYVHN
- the sufB gene encoding Fe-S cluster assembly protein SufB gives rise to the protein MSTSTIDFGEYKYGFSDVVKPVVQEEKGLSEEVVKRISYYKEEPDWMREFRLRAYRIFKSKPMPTWGVDLSALNFDDIYYYVRPTDRAGRSWDEVPETIKRTFDRLGIPEAERKYLAGVGAQYDSEMVYHSIKEELASKGVIFCDPETAVREYPDLMRKYFGTVVPPGDNTFAALNSAVWSGGSFVYVPKGVHVDIPLQAYFRINTQNMGQFERTLIIADEGSFVHYIEGCTAPVYTTASLHAAVVEIIALPGARVRYSTIQNWSGDVYNLVTKRAVAYEHATVEWVDGNIGSRKTMKYPSVYLMGPYAHGEVLSIAFAGKGQEQDTGAKMIHAASHTSSVITSKSISKDGGIATYRGLVRVEEGVRGARSHVVCDALIMDPQSVSRTFPYMEIKSPHVHMEHEAKVSRVSEQQLFYLMSRGFSEDEAAAMIVNGFIDPLVKQLPMEYAVELNRLIELEMEGSVG
- a CDS encoding SufD family Fe-S cluster assembly protein; its protein translation is MVKEYTSLQDIARVAREKASGMGLPARSEEEWRRTDVTVLDWERRSNAGVRVLVEGDEAGAGESPAVLAMLERLSGRLDNVFLARALGSEEVVWVRTGGGERVVRIRQGERVRSDVHVLVEARPGDQGVVRLVHEGGRGSVLNVLVSVWVGEGARVVLVDEGARRADAARVVHVWGEVERGAVLEHASLVTGSWFTKQRVHVRLAGEGAEAFLRGVMVAGRGDHYDARTVQEHVGPQTRSLAQYHAVAGEDGRTVYQGLIEVAGSARGTDAYLSNKNLLLSEEAASYSIPTLSIGTDDVRCSHGSTTGHVREEELFYLRSRGIPEEEAVGLLAAAHIRAVTDHLPSSLAERVARRAERKVKRMKGVALRGEVA
- a CDS encoding non-heme iron oxygenase ferredoxin subunit — its product is MAKWHRTVPVDSFQRAASVQCGKRRIALFKLEDGVYAIDDVCSHEFSLLSEGEVWEGEVYCVKHGSRFDIRTGKVLSLPATKDVRTYEVKVEDGYVYVRC
- a CDS encoding cysteine desulfurase, encoding MSVARGYHVEALRAEFPILSRRMGGRPLVYLDNAATTQRPSRVIEAMRSYAREHHANVHRGLHTLSVEATSLYEEARREVARFIGAGSEREIVFTRNATEAINLVAHTWAEAFLEPGDVVVLSEMEHHSNLIPWQLLARRKGVQLAFLPFDENGMLDLASLDELWTERVKLVSLVHVSNVFGTVNPVEEIVEYAHRRGALVLLDGAQAVPHLPISIEALGCDFLAFSGHKMYGPMGIGVLYAREELLEAMPPFLGGGEMIRSVTLETATWNEVPHKFEAGTPNVEGAVGLAEAVRFLREVGMEAVAAHERELTAYALEALKQVPDITLYGPGIPHQAGIVSFTLKDVHPHDIAQLLDREGVAVRAGHHCAQPAMRKLGVPATARASFGLYTTKEEIDILVSSLIKVQEFFRHA
- the sufU gene encoding Fe-S cluster assembly sulfur transfer protein SufU, with product MHDELYQEILLDHYRHPRNKRPLPHIPESRAHENPTCGDSVKLEVKLHDGVIEEVAFDGKGCAIDTASASIMTELLKGKTVEEALALAEKVIRMIRGEDPTPFEEFGDLVVFSGLSAYPVRVKCATLPWHALLDEISKLRSDIPSR